The Oncorhynchus keta strain PuntledgeMale-10-30-2019 unplaced genomic scaffold, Oket_V2 Un_scaffold_9739_pilon_pilon, whole genome shotgun sequence genome contains the following window.
cattttctgaaaagttccaagctgtttaaaggcacagtgaacttagtgtatgtaaacttctgacccactggaattgtgatacagtgaattataagtgaaataatctgcctatAAACACTTGTTGGAAAaacgacttgtgtcatgcacaaagtagatgtcctaaccgacttagcaaaactatagtttgttaacaagacatttgtggagtggttgaaaaacgagttttaatgacttcaacctaagtttatgtaaacttccaacttcaactgtacacagcTGGCATGGTCTGGAACTAACATACAGCACTGACACATTGTCATACTGCTCTAACACCATTATGCTGACTGCACCTATTCGATACACACAGATATTACTGACACATTGTCATACTGCTCTAACACCATTATGCTGACTGCACCTATTCGATACACACAGATATTACTGACACATTGTCATACTGCTCTAACACCATTATGCTGACTGCACCTATTTGATACACACAGATATTCACACACCAACCCTACACACACTCTTTCCAGGCACGTGAACCACATTCTGACCAGTAACCATTTTGACCAGTATCCAAGACAGACAGTTGTGCCGTTTaggttgcaaaatagttgggaagagattttcaatGTACTGATTCATGGCACgtggtttatgaattgacactGGATTCAAAACGTaaagtttttaaaatgtttaattattacacacacacagcttcattagttagcacacagacacacagcttcaCTAgatagcacacagacacacagcttcaCAGAGACACACTTGCTTCATTAGTtagcacacagaaacacagctttattagatagcacacacacacacacacacacagcttcattagataggacagagacacactacaGCTTCATTAgttagcacacagacacacagcttcaTTAGATAGGACAGAGACACACTTGCTTCATTAGTtagcacacagaaacacagctttattagatagcacacacacacagcttcattagatagtacacacacacagcttcattagttagtacacacacacagcttcattagatagtatgcacacacacagcttcattagatagcacacacacacagcttcattagttagcacacacacacagcttcattagatagtacacacacacagcttcattagatagttagcacacacacacacagcttaattagttagcacacacacacacattagatacacacacacacacacacacacacacacacacacacacacacacacacacacacacacacacacacacacattacacacacacacacagcttaattagttagcacacacacacagcttcattaGATAGTATGCACACACAGCTTCATtagatagcacacacacacacacagcttaattagttagcacacagacacacaacttcattagatagcacacacacacacaggcacacttgCTTCATTAGAtagcacacacacagcctcattagttagtacacacacacagcttaattagttagcacacacacacagcttcattagatagcacacacacacacagcttaattAGTtagcacacacacagcttcattagatagcacacacacacagcttaattagttagcacacagacacacagcttcaTTAgatagcacacagacacacaccttcaTTAGatagtatgcacacacacacacaccttcattaGTTAGCCCACAGACACACATCTTCATTAGGTAGTACAGGCACACTTGCTTCATTAGAtagcacacacacagcctcattagttagtacacacacacagcctcattaGTTAGTACACAGACACAGCTTCATTAGATAGCACACACACAGCTTAATTAGttagtagacagacacacagcttcATTAGAtagcacacacacagcctcattagttagtacacacacacagcctcattagttagtacacagacacacagcttcaTTAGAtagcacacacacagcctcattaGTTAGTACACAGACACAGCTTCATTAGATAGCACACACACAGCTTAATTAGTTAGTATACAGACACACTGCTTTATTGGATAGCACAGACACACTTCATGAGAGTATACAGACACACTTGCTTCATTAATGAAGGTAATTTCTCATTAGACCTGGGCTGCACAACGCTGGATGTCTGCCAAGAAGACCAGTGAAGGATGAGAGAGACGAAGGGGGAAGGTTGGTGAAGGATTGCAGCTGCTCTACCCCTCTCCCTTTCACTTTATTTCTTGCTCTCTTTGCTCGTTTGCTGTTTAGGGAGAGTTTGACAGGGGTGTGTGAGTACAATACTGTATGTGGGGGTCTGGATCTTAAACTAGTGGGTCGGTTGGGGGTGGCCGGGCGAGGTTTGCGGGCAACGGGTACTGGCATGTTGCATCTGTCTGCTACTACCAAGGGGAGGCGCCATTTTGAATAAgaagtctccctctctccattttgAAGACTGGGGGAAAGAGGGGGAATTGCACTCACTCTCTcgtgcacacacacaatcaaataTACATATAGTGATGGAACCATGTGTTTTTTGTAGTCTCAGAAGTAGGAGATATTTACCTTGTAAACCTGGAGGAAAATAGATGTTTAGACCTATGGGTTAACATGATTTACATCCTATATACGTTTAATTAACACCACTGTGAAACACAGCTCTGATGTAGCAGCACGGTTCACCAGCTCTCATTAGAAAGTGTGATAAATTGTGGGTGAGTTGCTGAGGGATTAGTACCTGTTACCTCTGTCCCTCTGCAGccactaacactaacacactaGCCACTCCTTTTCTGTCACTTCCATTAGCATCTCCTCTTAGCTTCACAGACCCGATGTCTGCAGCTCCTCTACAGATCGATCCGGGGGCTGGCTTGTCAGTAACGCTGGGCCGCTCAGTAACTGTGGGCCCTTCATTGGCTCCTTCATTTCATTGTGGGTAACATGCACTCTTACGACTTCTGGTAATTAGTGTAAATGCAATTCAGCCGTGCAACACGAGGCAGTGATATCACTTACTACTGGCTAATCAAAAACAGGCTAATGACTTGGCAATTAAAAGGCTCCTATGTGTGAATTAAATCTGCAGCTAGATGGTACTAGATCAGTAATGCAGTCAATAGTTCTATACAACTTTTCATATAAACAACTTACCAGTTTCATCAAGTTTGAAAATCAAACTTTTTCTCACATGTGTACCATGAGGAATAAGcgtgatcagaaaatggctgactgccagacacctgacaGATTCTGCTATCATTCACTCTCATTAAAATGtctattgatggttgacatctagtggaacccctagacagtgcaacatcattaatatttcaaggggatttcattggggactcattggtgaatacatacaaacctcagatttctcacttccttttttgatttctcctcaggaTTTTGCTTGCCAtaggagttctgttatactcacatcattcaaacagttttagaaacttcagagtgttttctatccaatactactaataatatgcatatattagcaactaagactgaggagcaggccgtttactttgggcaccttattcatccaagctactcaatactgcccccctgccATAAGTTAAGagcataaaaatatatacaaatctTATAAAGTATGCAAAAAATATAAAGGTCTAATTTAACGACGTAACAGTTGAAAAAGGAGGAGAAATTGACAAGGAAATGACTATATACAACTTTCATCTTTATTTCTTGAAAATAACACAATATCAAAAGGTAAATTCTGTTATTATTAATACCAGTACAAACATGTATCTGACAGTGAATATACAGGACAGAGCATGACGACGATGATGTTTGGAAGTTGAGGATTATAGTTTGAAACTGAAACACATAAAACCTTTAAACACCACATATTACTGTTACTGGTTGATATCCAAGAAACGgcaagagagaagaagagaaaagaaagtgggagaaagagagagaacttaGAGTTTTTAAGGAGGACTTTAGTTTCAGGGTGCACAGTCTGATATAAAGAGACTTGATAACAATGAAATGTCTTCTGCTGTGGTGATTGGCACCAGCCAGCACATCAGTAATAGGACAAGGAGTTTTCCAGACTATTTggcctgaccaggaaaaactcaggTCCCTGGTTATAGGCTGTGGAGGTTtatcctggtcaggtcacatggtctggAAAAACTCAGGGCCTTAATTGTCACGGTTGTCCTTCCAGTTTAAAAGCATGTGCTAGCGGACAGTCTCCAATAAATAAAAGGCAATAGTGTTGTCCAAGGCACAGAGACATGGCACATAGctaggaccaggagtttttcctaAACACTTGACATGGGCAGTAGAAACTGATTTAGTGTTCTCTGCTCAGGACAACGACCATGTGTGGATGAGTGGGTGGGTGGTACACTTCTTATCTTTCTAATGTGCATAAATACTATTTATTTTAAATCACTCTTTAAACATCTGTAATATAAAAAAACACCCCAAAATGACATCTATTATTTGGAATTGAAAAGGCACTGAGGGCATTTTGAAATCTATTTTCTGACAGTAATACCTGTACGACGACGCAGCCATGTAAAAATAACAATTACCACAATAGTACAAGGGATATGTATCGCTGTACTGTCACCAGCTCAAGGCTTAAAGCACTGGCTCATCAATGACAACAGGAGAGTGTTCCCCTCACTCTGCATCATACACGTGTAGGACCAGGGGTTTCCTGACCATGTGACTTTACCAGGAAAAACTCACGGTCCTAGTTACAGTCTATAATGACGATTCAGAGAAGACCCTAGTTACAGCCTATAACAACGACTCAAAGACCCTAGTTACAGCCTATAACAACGACTCAAAGACCCTAGTTACAGCCTATAACAACGACTCAAAGACCCTAGTTAGTCTATAACAACGACTCAAAGACCCTAGTTAGTCTATAACAACGACTCAAAGACCCTAGTTAGTCTATAACAACGACTCAAAGACCCTAGTTACAGCCTATAACAACGACTCAGAGAAGACTGTAGTTACAGTCTATAAACGACTCAGAGAAGACCCTAGTTACGGTCTATAACGACAACTCGGAGAAGACCCTAGTTACGGTCTATAACGACAACTCAGAGAAGACCCTAGTTACGGTCCATAACTATGACTGAGAACGTCCTAGTTACAGGCTGTTGCAAGGGCCCAAGGTTTTTTCTGGTCAGTTCAAGTTATGGggaaaaactcctggtcctacaGATGTGTCGACGATGTCCACTAGACTCAAAACCTCCAGTCCACCCCGACATTAAGTAACCCTGACATTATGCAATCCTGACCAAtccaacagcattatcaacttcCATCACAATGAAACACTCCCCATTCACCATCTTCAACTGACCCCTCTCGGACATCATCAAACAGAACTCTGACAAATGAATCAACTGCCATAGAATTAATAGATTTTATTTATACTTCTAAATACTTATCTGAATATCTGTCCTGTGCCTCTGCTGCTGTCGTGATGGATCCAGTACCACAGTTCTGGGGCCGAGTGTATAAAGcgcctcagagtaggagtgctgatctaggttcaggtctctctgtccatgtaatctaatatctaaaaggcaaaactgatcccaaatcagcactcctactgggAATTAGAGTCCCTCAAGGCTAAACTACTCCCTCTCAAAGGGAACAGAGATAAACGTTGTAGAACCTTCAGATAGCAGGTCAAATGAACAATGAATGAAGGATGCATTACAGGGGCTATATTAAAACGGATGAGAAATCAATATTTTACCCAAACAAAAGTTTGAGGGCACTTCTGTCACTGCTTGTATGTAATGGGACTGAAAACACAGCGTTATTTTGTTAACCGAACCGACAGATGAGGAACCTAAAGAACGACAGAATAACTGAAAACACACAGATTAAGGTTGCAGTACATTAATAGTGTTTACTTAGCCTGGTTAAACCTGAATGAATGCAAGTGATAGCTAgcatttacccccccccccaccctcatgTAGACGTTAGTCAGAGAGACCGGGTTCGAGGGGCAATGCATTGGCATCAACAGTCCATTCTATGCATCTGTATTTGGCCATTTGGGGGCGATAAGACTACACTCCTCAGTCCCCCCAGTGTGGGTCTTCTCCCTTCTGTAGAAGGGTTTGGCATTGAGAGTGAGTGGAGGggtgagggatggaaggataaCGGGATGGAAGGATCGAAGCTGCTTCGGAGGGAAGTGAGGCCTCATGGGACACGGTGGGCAGGGCTCTACATCTCATGGGAGGTCATGTGGTGTTGGGGGAGGCCGTTGGCATGGGCGACGGCGGTGTTGTTTTCGTTGAGGCGGCGGACGCGGTACACCTCATAGTGGATGCTGCTGGTGATGTCCTTGATGTTCTCCATGTGGGTcctgacaggggagagatggggctaGTTAGACATCAGCTGAGGTCAACAGAGAGATAGTTAGACATCAGCTGAGGTCAACAGAGAGATAGTTAGACATCAGCTGAGGTCAACAGAGAGATAGTTAGACATCAGCTGAGGTCAACAGAGAGATAGTTAGACATCAGCTGAGGTCAACAGAGAGATAGTTAGACATCAGCTGAGGTCAACAGAGAGATAGTTAGACATCAGCTGAGGTCAACAGAGAGATAGTTAGACATCAGCTGAGGTCAACAGAGAGATAGTTAGACATCAGCTGAGGTCAACAGAGAGATAGTTAGACATCAGCTGAGGTCAACAGAGAGATAGTTAGACATCAGCTGAGGTCAACAGAGAGATAGTTAGACATCAGCTGAGGTCAACAGAGAGATAGTTAGACATCAGCTGAGGTCAACAGAGAGATAGTTAGACATCAGCTGAGGTCAACAGAGAGATAGTTAGACATCAGCTGAGGTCAACAGAGAGATAGTTAGACATCAGCTGAGGTCAACAGAGAGATAGTTAGACATCAGCTGAGGTCAACAGAGAGATAGTTAGACATCAGCTGAGGTCAACAGAGAGATAGTTAGACATCAGCTGAGGTCAACAGAGAGATAGTTAGACATCAGCTGAGGTCAACAGAGAGATAGTTAGACATCAGCTGAGGTCAACAGAGAGATAGTTAGACATCAGCTGAGGTCAACAGAGAGATAGTTAGACATCAGCTGAGGTCAACAGAGAGATAGTTAGACATCAGCTGAGGTCAACAGAGAGATAGTTAGACATCAGCTGAGGTCAACAGAGAGATAGTTAGACATCAGCTGAGGTCAACAGAGAGATAGTTAGACATCAGCTGAGGTCAACAGAGAGATAGTTAGACATCAGCTGAGGTCAATATAAGGGGTTGTAATGATAAATGACACACAGACTGATTTACagacaaacatatacacacagactgaCAAAGACACATTGTTCAGAAACACATTatcatactcacacacacattcacatacaacacacacgtAGATATTTACCTAATCAGTAGATCCCGCAAATAGGCAAACTCACAATGAGCAATGTTCTCAActgcagaaaggagagagaagacacaTGGTAAGCACCTCACGAGGTCAAAtcagacaccaacacacactgatGCAGTTCTCCACTACCCCACTACATAGAACTAGTGAGaacagtggagagaaagagagaactagtgagaacagtggagagagagagagagagagacatcagctGAGGaaaacagtggagagagagagagagaacatgaaaacagtgagagaagagagagagaacttagaaaacagtgaggagagagagagagaacttagaAAACAGTGaggtcaagagagagagagttgaaaacagtggagagagagagaactcgtgaaaacagtggagagagagagaactcgtgaaaacagtggagagagagagaactcgtgAAAACAGTGGACCTAAGAGAGAACTCGTGAAAacagtggagagaagagaaaacaGTGGAAaacagtggagagaaagagaactcgtgaaaacagtggagagagagagaacgtgaaaacagtggagagagagagaactcgtgaaaacagtggagagagagagaactcgtgaaaacagtggagagagagagaactcgtgaaaacagtggagagagagagaactctgaaaacagtggagagagagagagaacttgtgaaaacagtggagagagagagagaactcgtgaaaacagtggaggagagagagaactcgtgaaaacagtggagagagagagaactcgtgaaaacagtgagagagagagagaactcgtgaaaacagtggagagagagagaactcgtgaaaacagtggagagagagagagaactcgtgaaaacagtgagagagagagagaactagtgaaaacagtggagagaaagagagagagaactcgtgaaaacagtggagagagagagagagagagagagaactcgtgaaaacagtggagagagagagagagagagaactcgtgaaaacagtgagagagagagaactcgtgaaaacagtgagagagagagagaactcgtgaaaacagtgggagagagagagaactcgtgaaaacagtgagagagagagagaactcgtgaaaacagtggagagagagagaactcgtgaaaacagtggagagagagagaactcgtgaaaacagtggagagagagagagaactcgtgaaaacagtggagagagagagaactcgtgaaaacagtggagagagagagaactcgtgaaaacagtggagagagagagaactcgtgaaaacagtggagagagagagaactcgtgaaaacagtggagagagagagagaactcgtgaaaacagtggagagagagagagaactcgtgaaaacagtggagagagagagaactcgtgaaaacagtggagagagagagagaactcatgaaaacagtggagagagagagagaactcatgaaaacagtgggagagagagaactcatgaaaacagtggagaaagagagaactcgtgaaaacagtggagagagagagaactcgtgGCCCGTTCCTGAACTAcaggcccgttcctgtaggttcatgctctacaacatccgcagagtacgaccctgcctcacacaggaagcggcgcaggtcctaatccaggcacttgtcatctcccgtctggattactgcaactcgctgttggctgggctccctgcctgtgccattaaacccctacaactcatccagaacgccgcagcccgtctggtgttcaaccttcccaagttctctcacgtcaccccgctcctccgctctctccactggcttccagttgaagctcgcatccgctacaagaccatggtgcttgcctacggagctgtgaggggaacggcacctcagtaactccaggctctgatcaggccctacacccaaacaagggcactgcgttcatccacctctggcctgctcgcctccctaccactgaggaagtacagttcccgctcagcccagtcaaaactgttcgctgctctggccccccaatggtggaacaaactccctcacgacgccaggacagcggagtcaatcaccaccttccggagacacctgaaaccccacctctttaaggaatacctaggataggataagtaatccttctcaccccccttttaagatttagatgcactattgtaaagtgactgttccactggatgtcataaggtgaatgcaccaatttgtaagtcgctctggataagagcgtctgctaaatgacttaaatgtaaatgtaaaacagtgaagagagagaacttgtgaaaacagtgaagagagagagaactcgtgaaaacagtgaagagagagagaactcgtgaaaacagtgaagagagagagaactcgtgaaaacagtggagagagagagaactcgtgaaaacagtggagagagagagaactcgtgaaaacagtggagagagagagaactcgtgaaaacagtgaagagagagagaactcgtgaaaacagtgaagagagagagaactcgtgAAAacagcgaagagagagagaactcgtgaaaacagtggagagagagagaactcgtgaaaacagtgaagagagagagaactcgtgAAAACAGTGAAGAGAGAGAACTCGTGAaaacagtgaaagagagagaactcgtgaaaacagtgaagagagagagaactcagaaaacagtggagagagagagaactcgtgaaaacagtgaagagagagaagtgaaaacagtgaagagagagaacttgtgaaaacagtgaagagagagagaaaacagtgaagagagagagaactcgtgaaaacagtgaagagagagagaactcgtgaaaacagtgaagagagagagaactcgtgaaaacagtgaagagagagagaactcgtgaaaacagtgaagagagagaactcgtgaaaacagtgaagagagagaactcgtgaaaacagtgaagagagagagaactcgtgaaaacagtgaagagagagagaactcgtgaaaacagtgaagagagagagaactcgtgAAAacagcgaagagagagagaactcgtgAAAACAGTGGAAGAGAGAGAACTCGTGAAAACAGTGGAAGAGAGAGAACTCGTGAAaacagtggaagagagagagagaactcgtgAAAACAGTGGAAGAGAGAGAACTCGTGAAaacagtggaagagagagagagagagagagagagagagagagagagagagagagagagagagagagagagagagagagagagagagagagagagagagagactagttcaTGCTGATGGCTGAACaaatcctgtctgtctgacaaGACCACGGCCACTGGATGACGCGTGTCTGAATTCTAGATAATATTCACAGGTCTATAGGCCAACATCAGAACCTGCCACTGCAGACACTCTCTGCTTCCTTTGCAGGAAATGAAGGTTTCCTTTAGGGAGGTTTTAATAGAAGTGGAGAAGTAGTCACCTGTCTCAGTCTGATGGTGATGTAATTAAATACATGGTTGAAATGAGATCATTTGAAGTGTGTGATGACATTTTGAAATGGTTTGCATATAGTACTGGTAGTGATGCTGGAAATCACATCTACTACTGAGAGAGACAAGTGAACATCTATGGTTCTAGAAGTATCCGTCCAATAAAAGCCCCCAGACAACACCCCCACTGAGTGGTGTATCTAGTTGTTGACCCCTGGTTCAGACCGATGCTAACCAGGTAACCAGGGGTGTGTGAGTGGAGCACAGTGGAACCCCTCAGACAACACGCCACCAATCCAATGAGTGGCACTTTCAGTGGGGACAGATAGATCTGACCTGTagcctctcctccacccctctgtcACTATGAGACCAGAGGCCTGTACACACTGCAGCCTCTGTAGAGAGGTGTTACATGCTCTGCCTCCCTATTCCACACAGACACATTGTAGAGCGGTAGTCTCAGCCAGCTGTATGacagtctgtgtctctctgtctgtctgggttgGGGACGAGTGAAATCATTTGAGGACTAgtcctccccctctactcctccCCAAAGCTTCCTTTGTAAATCGGGAGGTGCGGGAACAAAAAGTGAGGGGGGTGAATCTTTTTTAACACCGCACAAATGATAGAAATGACAGGCTGTACTTTGACAGTGACTAACTGAGAATCTGATAGCAATAAGAAGCAATAGCTCAGGCCTAGGTCTGTGGAGACACATTGTccaatatgaggaggaaattgTAGTCCTAAAAATTCTTTACAGTTTCAGTGACTCACCCAATGTTGCACAGATCAATCACTGGTGATGGCCGATGCACTGGTGCCAAAAGCCAcgcctctctctcttgttttactTGGACAGATTAGAGACTCCTCTTTTTAGCAGGAGCCATTTGCATTCCAACCTGTGTTTTTGCAGAAGGCTTGTTTTGTCTGCATGCTGTTTATTCACTTAGATTGGCAGCGTCTTCCCAACTGTACGTTATGCTTTGTTATTGGTCTACGCACAATCCACAGCTAGGCTATTTTTAAAAATAAGCTTTTCATCCTCTGTGGCTAAAGTACAGGCCTTCTAATGGTGTAGTAGGCAGCATAATTAATGAAGAGGGAACTCAAATGAACTTTGATCGGTTTTATTCACATTTTTACATTGCAAAAAAAGTACAGTCCAAAACGGAGAGGTGCCACACTGCCCCTCCCCCCTCAACTCCTTCCGCTCATCTCCTCTGTCTTGTTTAGTCTTAACTGGCCGGTGTACATTAATCAAGAAAGGAAAACTAAAAGAGCTCTTCATAACGTTAGCCTTCATACTGTTAAGGAGAGAGACTACTGCTCAAAGATAAAAAGACAGAGTGCTAAAGCAAAAATGAGAagctggagaaagaagagaagcaGGAGGCCATCTACCTTCTATGGTTCCCCACTTTGTCTTCCTTCCCAGAAGCCTCCTGCCGTTGACCTGGTACTCCTGGTCGCTGCCCACCACAGCAAACGGGATCATCTCCTACAGGACAgaaagaacagagacagacaggaggaacaaAGAGACATACCATGAAGAGTCAAATAAACAGACATTTGATATATATTGCAGCAGAGGGACCTAAGTGTAATTTAACCAGGTTATCAACATGGACCTAAGTGTAATTTAACCAGGTTATCAACATGGACCTAAGTGTAATTTAACCAGGTTATCAACATGGACCTAAGTGTAATTTAACCAGGTTATCAACATGG
Protein-coding sequences here:
- the LOC127929664 gene encoding septin-9-like; amino-acid sequence: MIPFAVVGSDQEYQVNGRRLLGRKTKWGTIEVENIAHCEFAYLRDLLIRTHMENIKDITSSIHYEVYRVRRLNENNTAVAHANGLPQHHMTSHEM